The nucleotide window ActatctcttctctctctttttagtttccacacacacacacacacacacacacacacacacacacacacaaatacatctttggtcacacagaaacacatctGGTTAAACTGAAACTGAAAAACCGACACTtttccaaacacacactactcacaaaatGTGCATAATTGGCTTTCAgttgaaatttcaggatgaaccCAAAATGTACTCTAACCTTTACAGGTGAACTTAACTTGACCTTCTCTAAACTTCTGAATGcacaacaggtgtttgatccatgaaCTGACTAATACATTTCCTGTCCTGGtttgtcatcatcatcatgctgttcacattttgGCATCATAAGACCAAGACAACACCTAACAATTGATCAACAAAACCTCACAATTGCGaggcttcaaacaggatgttctctgACGAAAGTGGCCACTTAGCTtagagtgtcatcagcaggttgcaacaTAGAAAGGCATAGAAGTGGATGCCCTTAGGCCACATCCCACACTTCATTGTTCTATCGAACCGGATGATGAATGCAACACAACTTCCGGCACATTTAAGAGAGGTGAGAGGCACCCAAGAGTCATGTCAGACCATTAAAAATCTCTTACAGGTTACATGCAGTGATCTGCATGCTAGACGACCCGCAAGGGTTTTTGACCACACCACCAAGGACAGGCTTTATCGTCTTGCATGGGCCAGGGAGCAATTACGCTGGACGAGGGACCGGTgggcctcagtgctgttcactgatgGAAGTAGATTCACACTGAGCAGAATTTATGGCCACCAACGATGATGGAGACGTTAAGGAGAGCATTATGCATCAGCCACTGTTGTCTCCAGACGGGCCTTTGGAGTTGGTGATGTTAGAGTGTGGGCAGATGTGTCTCAACAATACAGAACTGCCCTACTCTTTGTGAATGGTACAGTGACAAGCCCATACTTGAATAACGTCATTAATCCAACCATTGTGGCTCTGCATGAGCAACACAAgcctaatttcatcttcatggatGACTTCATGCTACACGACTACAGCTCATCAAGGCTGCATCATTATGGATAGGCTGCTGGAGACTGGGATATCTAAAATGGAGTGGTCTGCACTTTCTGCAGACCTGAGTCCCATAGAAAACCTATGAGCTGAGTCACCATGTAGAGGCTCGTAACTCTGTACCCCAGAACCTCAGTGAAGAGTGGGATGCCATGACTCATCAGCCAATAAGTCAACTTGTGAACAGCAAGAGATATTGTTGTCAAGCTGTAATTGATGCTCCAGTGCACATGACAAGTTATCGAGACACTGACATTTTTTGTTGGAGTATACATACCACCACATACCactgttttgcttttgtttcaATAAAGTTTTGATATGAGGGATCACCATGACATGCTTTTACTTAAATGCCCTAGTTTCATGATATAATATGACTGTTGAGTGAACTTTTTGTGTCTTccataaataaaaaaagtgaCACCCTTGTTTAAATTCATTCAGCCTTGTTTAAAGATTCATTTTGAAGTGCTCTTTTCAAAGTATTAAGGCTATGTCACAGCTAATAGAGAAATACTGACATGATTATTTAACATTGCAATTTTACTCACATTAAAATGCAGTTGCACTGTCACTGCAAGTGAAATTTTTGAAAAACACTTCACATTTTTGAGTGAAATCCAAATGCATATTGTGGTGAAGTGACTATTGTAGAGTACAGGTGATTTTATTTTTCCTCTGTATTCTGTGTCAGGAGTCACACATTATTTTCTTCTGTGGCACTACAAATACATAgtattatatataaaaattatatcaaATGTAGTTTTTTATTGTGCTGTTATTACCTAATAAGACCTATACATATTAcataataaaacttttcagcTTTTTTAGAGGTTTAATTCTCCATAAAAATTAACCTGTGGAGTTATGAAGATCATGTAAAGAGCAGCTTGTTGCAGACACAAATAGAGTCTAGAATTGATTCTAAAATCAACTCAATTCATGTCATTGATTTGAACTTCAACTTACCACAAAACTTGCTTCTATCAGGCTTTAGGAACATACTACCAATATGTTAAGTACAAATAAGTATATGAATAGTGGACTTTTCAAGGATTACAAAGGTCTATTTTTGAAGGGGAGTCTAGAATGTAAACCAGTAGAACAGTCATTCTTGCACTACGCACTTGAAAGTCTTTCAAAATTGCTTATTATAAAACAAAACTTGGTTCATATCTGTAGTGCTTATTCACTGTAGTTCAGAAATGTGTCCCCATGCCAAGTTCCTACCACACCCAATTACGAGAATAAAACAGGCAGGTTTGATGAGAATAGTCCAAGCATCACTTGTCTGATTTAGTGCCGGGAAGTGAGAGGCATCTGAAGACACACTGATTGTTACCTGCCTACATACGTCAGCACTGTGAAGAAAGAGCCGTGAAAAGAAATGTGTATGGAATCCTACTGCAATAAGCTCCAGCAAGGATGAAGCAGGATTCTGGCTGGCTGAGACAAAAGtcctattattattaatatatataatatgttgtTGTTGCTAGTAAGACTTCAGCTCTTAGTTCATTATAGAAAAATGTAAACAAGTTGCGTAATATTTCACGTGGAAATTTTTCAGTGAGGAAAAACAAAAGAATGGTGACGAAACATGACTAGGTGAGTAAAAGTTAGAGGAAATCACAGAGGCAGGAAATGAAGCTGCCAATAAAACACTGTTGTACTTAGATATTTCAAACATGCGTTTTTAAGTTGAATGAGATCATCTTTATGTTGAATTAAATGATTAACAAGTTACTATACATACCACTGTTATCTTCTATCATCTATAAAAATTGTGAAAGGTTGCAATAAAATTATCATTTTAATCCATGTGAGTTAAATGCTATTAAAATGCTTGCACCAGAATGTGTAAATTTCTGCAGCACATATTTATATAATCTCCTCTTATCCGAGGTTGATCTGATAATGAATTAATTGTCTTTTTTTCCTCCCAAAAAATCCTAATTGCAAAGTCACAGTACAATTGCAGTAAATTAAAACTTTACATATACAGAGTTTATGATGTCACATAATAGCAGGGCAATTTGTATGCGCATAGAAAAGCACCAGAAGCACTCCTTCACTGTTGGTCTCCACCCCTAGGATTAACAGAGTGATGGCACCCATGGCTACAACTTCCTCTTACAGTAAAGGTGAAGTTTGCAGATTTCCCCATCCATCCTAATATAAGGGCCACTAAGGACAGCATGGAGAAACACAACACTCTGAGCAAAAGCGTGCATCAGACATCACCAGGTAACAACACTTCACAGACACTGCCATGAGACTAACTACCATAGATATTTGTTAGATGTATTAAATGCATGTGGTGTCACAAGACTAGGTAAAATGACAGATATGCAGGTAGTTTGCCTGCCACGACACCTAAATTATTTATATGATGTGTTCAGTAATCAAGGTTATATGATTATAATTGCACATATTTATTCATGATTAGTGATTATGATTAACTTCTTAGATCTTATTACAGTGAATGTTTATGTTGAAATTATACAAAGTAAAGGTAATAAACCAGCTGCTATGTTTTTAAGACATCACAAAACTCTttaaaaaactgtttctcaaccCAGTCTTTATTCAGAACCAACCTGGTCTCATCTTGGGGCCCAGTAAAAAGTCTACATTATTGCTCTGTCTGAGCTCCCACCCATCTGACTCAAGACGTTAGGAACAGCGACTACCTGGTACAGGTGTGCCCGGAGCAGGGCTGGATGGATAGTAATGACTGAGTGGTGGTCTCCAAGGACTGGGTTGAGAAACTTTGATTTCAAGTTTGATTTAAATGCGTGAAATTAACACAGGTGTGTCCTGCAGGTCAGATAATCAAGCTTGCGATGAAGACCTCCCTGATAATCTGTGACCTGTTCGTGTGTGCCTTGCTGGCCAACCTGTGGGGCTCATCCATGGGGCACAGGCTTCACCTGGGCCCCTGTGCCCTGACCGTACATACTCACGAGCTCAGGCATCACTTCCAGCACATTCGCAAGAACATGGTGAGAAAGTGAAGCCTTTAGGCTCCAAATGGCCATTGTTGTATTAGCAGTGAAATGCGAGCAGTTATGCAGTCTGGCTTGTAACTCTGAAATACCCATGATCCTTTTGATGACATAAGAGATGATGTCAGAGACAACTGGAAGATTATGACATGGTCCTTTCACTATTAGAGTGAGAATTTTCTATGACTCCTGTTAATTCCAGCCATGAAGACAGCTACATTTTGGACTATGCACAATAGAATATTTGTAACATTATTTACTATTATTGTTGAACTATTATTATTGGTAAGTCTAGAGACCTGTCACAAAAGCTTAATGGGAAATTCTTGTGTCATCTTTGAAATAATTACACTAAAATAGCTACACCGAAGTAGGAATTTACAGCCAAAGATAATTGTAGACACAAAAGAAATTCTTTCTAGCAGAACTTAATCAATCATGACCTCATCATGCCTGAACCAGAGCCAAAAACTCTGAAGAAGCTTCTTTAAGTTTGACCAGTTTGACAACGAAAGTTTTGTAGCCAAGCATGTCTGCAATCCACACTCACGATGCCATCTCTTGTTACTTACAGATCTCAGAAGACAACCACAAAGGCATGAGACTGCTGAGAGGAGATATATTGAAAAACCTCCAGGTGAGATACTCTcaaacagcctgtgtgtgtgtgtgtgtgtgtgtgtgtgtgtgtatgcttgcagGTATTAATTGGCTATTTGAACTGCATTCCTTACCTTTTGTTCATTTCCAGGTCACAGACAGCTGCTGTTTCCTCAGGCATGTCCTGCATTTCTACATGGACAAGGTCTTTATCAACTATAGCAGCAGTGTGTCTCTCCACCGCAGAACCACCAGTGTGCTGGCCAACTCATTTCTCAGCATCTCCAAGGATCTAAGAACATGTGTATGTAGCATTCTCTTGCAATACCATCGCACAGTAAATATGTTACAAATAAGCATTTATCACAGTTGGCACCCTGACATTGTAAGATGACTAACGGTGTAAATTAAGCTATTCCCTTCTGACCTTGTGTGCTAATTATGAgccctttgtttttgttttaaagcATGCCGAGACACACTGTCAGTGCAGCAAAGAGACCAATGATAAATTTCATACAATTCAAGTCAACTATGATAAGGTAATAATGAGTCGCATTCAACCAGTGATCTACAGCTACACTATAGCCAACACTGAATGATGTAGGTGATCTGGGATCAGTTTTTGTACACAAcattaaatgaacacacactggGCAAGAGCTGCCTGACCCCAGCTCTGTCATGGGTGGTAAGCCACTGGTTCTTACTTTGCTCATGTTTTCACATAGCTGGAGATGGGCGCTGCTTCTGTAAAGGCCATAGGCGAGCTGGACTCTCTGCTGGACTGGCTGGAGAGATTCCACAATTAACTGGGGCTGCAGTCTACATCGCAGAGGGCCCACGGCATGCAGGACCCTCAGCGTGCAGAGCACCACAGGTGCAGGACACCGGGCTGCTCACTTATTTAAACAGTAGTGGTTCGTTTAATGAGCCGCTTCAAGACTTttgtataaatattatttataaaATGCTTACAAATTGAAAgtgaatatattttatttttctgattgaaACCTGTATTTATAACTGTTGTATATGCTGTGATACAGCAGAAAAGCATTCCTATTACTTGTGTAAGTTTAACAGTAAGCCAAACAGCTACTCTACTGTGCAGCAGTAGGCTATAATATGCCTTGGTTAATATTCATGGTTTAATTagtgctttttaaaatgtatgtcTGTTTTATTAGTTATCACCACTGTGGTACCAGTTGTGTTTAATTAGTGTTTATACTCATGATGCTATGGTGTCATTCCTGAGAGTAGACCCCTGAGAGGTCAGTTTATTGTGGCTTGAGTTATATTTCAATTTAACTTGAAATGACAATAAGAACATTAACTAAATAAATGTTGACTAACACCAGGTCTTGTGTCTGGAATTGTTGTAGGATTAATGATTTGTTGAAAGAAAGTGTCCTGGCACTGGACATGTCCAGAAAGACTTTTAGCTAGGACAGTGTTCTTGACAATTGCCTAAGAGAGACAAACACAACAAGATGTTTtgtttatatagtgcttttccaGAACAAAAGGAGGCTTTGGAGATGAGAACAAGGCACATATACGAATGATAAAGCAAAGACAGGAGCAGACATGAAACAGTAGACAAGCATAGCACATTAATACAGAAGTTAACACATTATAATGAGCATACACTAGACGACAACACAGTCAGTCAGATGGTTGGCACCAAGATGAGTAATCCAGATAAATAACAGGGGTCAAGTTCGTGTGGAGATTtaaacattttgatatttaatgTGAGCAGTAACTGGTAACCAGTGTAAGCTACAGAGGACAGAGGTGACCAGGGCACTTTGTTTGGCATGTGAGAGTACTCCAGCCACTGAGTTCTGAACATACTGTAATATATCCACACTTTTGGTGTGCAGCCTATGAAAAGAACATTACAGTAATCGAGTCGAGAGGTTGATGTATGGTAGTCTCTACTGGCCTCTTGTGGCTAATGATGGCATGACCTTTACTTTATGTCAATACAGCCATTGAATTTTAAATACATTAACTTACACAGAGGGAGAGTGACTCAGGAGATATCAAAGTGAAATAGTTACATACTATGCATATATGTACATCTGATAGTATGTCATTTATATAATTTAGATAATATTAATTTCAGTGATTAAATGGGTAGTTTAATGGAATTAGTTATTGTTATACTGATAATATGGGGTTTTATATTGGGTCTTATATGGTTAGTCTTAAAAGAAATAACTGACCAGTTTTGTGTGCTCATATGAACTTAGCAAATAACACCAGGTGTTTTATACTTTGGGTCATAGGTCAAATTATGTGGGATGGGGGGTCGGACCCTACAAATCAAATTGTCATTTGCACCATCCTACACATCTGTCAAATACTTCCATTTTCCTATGTGTGTCCTCAAAACAGGCCCACATGAGCAACTGTGAACCAGTTCTGTGTCATCGAGAAATTCTGATCAAACCAAACTATGCTTCTGAAAACCTTATAAGGTCtagcgttgtgtgtgtgtgtgtgtgtgtgtgtgcgtgtgcgtgtgcgcgtgtagagccggagtggctaatcgggagatttgggaggatt belongs to Brachyhypopomus gauderio isolate BG-103 unplaced genomic scaffold, BGAUD_0.2 sc66, whole genome shotgun sequence and includes:
- the il19l gene encoding interleukin 19 like, producing MEKHNTLSKSVHQTSPGQIIKLAMKTSLIICDLFVCALLANLWGSSMGHRLHLGPCALTVHTHELRHHFQHIRKNMISEDNHKGMRLLRGDILKNLQVTDSCCFLRHVLHFYMDKVFINYSSSVSLHRRTTSVLANSFLSISKDLRTCHAETHCQCSKETNDKFHTIQVNYDKLEMGAASVKAIGELDSLLDWLERFHN